The Anopheles coluzzii chromosome 2, AcolN3, whole genome shotgun sequence genome window below encodes:
- the LOC125906426 gene encoding uncharacterized protein LOC125906426, giving the protein MRQFMIGIEQLSLKTNLSKTKIMVMGKNNYNIDININNTPIEQVNTYKYLGTILDKNLNFNKHLEYLKNKATERLNIFKIICANRNSIAPHKARTVYRATIRSILERGSSYTSNNNKINSNKLNSATHIALRRISGCTKTTPTNSLHAINAEVPLKIRRKYVASKEIISAFTFCPIARKQMKKIGEMKQTRKKMTSQEKLYGEHIELLKTISTTKENDISGYIKNNTSLKQEIEKKKDTNKIMTKQITLRKIEQITKDRPTIYTDGSAIEGKTGIGILLQDKKNRWYHSYKTKNIAAITTIELLAIEKAIEQAEMIGMKNPIIFTDSLAGCEILKKAKNEEEIEKIISRTGELVQRETFVAHEWTGLYH; this is encoded by the coding sequence ATGCGACAATTTATGATAGGAATAGAACAACTAAGCTTAAAAACAAACCTCTCAAAGACAAAAATAATGGTGATGGGGAAAAACAACTATAATATAGacataaatataaacaatactcCAATAGAACAAGTgaacacatacaaatacctGGGAACTATACTAGACAAGAACCTAAACTTCAATAAACACCTAGAGTAcctaaaaaataaagcaaccgAAAGActgaatattttcaaaatcatcTGCGCCAATAGAAATAGCATAGCCCCACATAAAGCAAGAACCGTCTATAGAGCAACAATAAGAAGCATCTTGGAAAGGGGATCCTCATATACCagcaacaataataaaataaacagtaACAAGCTAAACTCCGCAACACACATAGCACTGAGAAGGATATCAGGATGTACTAAAACAACCCCAACAAATTCCCTACACGCCATTAACGCAGAAGTGCCTCTAAAAATTAGAAGGAAATATGTTGCCAGCAAAGAGATTATAAGTGCTTTCACGTTTTGCCCTATAGCtagaaaacaaatgaaaaaaataggagaaatgaaacaaacgagGAAAAAAATGACTAGCCAAGAAAAATTATACGGGGAACATATAGAGCTGTTAAAAACAATATCAACTACCAAAGAAAATGACATATCGggatacataaaaaataatacaagcttaaaacaagaaatagagaaaaagaaagatacaaacaaaataatgacaaaacaaattacactcagaaaaatagaacaaattACGAAGGATAGACCAACTATATACACGGATGGAAGTGCCATAGAAGGGAAAACAGGAATAGGAATCCTATtacaagacaaaaaaaacagatggtATCAcagttacaaaacaaaaaatattgcGGCAATCACAACAATAGAGCTACTAGCGATAGAAAAAGCAATAGAACAAGCAGAAATGATAGGAATGAAAAATCCAATAATATTTACGGATAGCTTAGCAGGCTGTGAAATcttgaagaaagcaaaaaacgaagaggaaatagaaaagattatcagccgtaccggcgaactcgttcaacgagaaacattcgtcgctcatgagtggacagggttgtaccactag